A portion of the Citrobacter rodentium NBRC 105723 = DSM 16636 genome contains these proteins:
- the rpoN gene encoding RNA polymerase factor sigma-54 encodes MKQGLQLRLSQQLAMTPQLQQAIRLLQLSTLELQQELQQALESNPLLEQTDLHEEVDTRETQDNETLDAADALEQQAMPEELPLDASWDEIYTAGTPSGTSGDYIDDELPVYQGETTQSLQDYLMWQVQLTPFTDTDRAIATSIVDAVDDTGYLTVSLEDIRESMGDEEVDIDEIEAVLKRIQRFDPVGVAAKDLRDCLLIQLSQFAKTTPFLEEARLIISDHLDLLANHDFRTLMRVTRLKEEVLKEAVNLIQSLDPRPGQSIQTGEPEYVIPDVLVRKHNGRWMVELNSDSIPRLQINQHYAAMCSGGRNDADSQYIRSNLQDAKWLIKSLESRNDTLLRVSRCIVEQQQAFFEQGEEFMKPMVLADIAQAVEMHESTISRVTTQKYLHSPRGIFELKYFFSSHVNTEGGGEASSTAIRALVKKLIAAENPAKPLSDSKLTSLLSEQGIMVARRTVAKYRESLSIPPSNQRKQLV; translated from the coding sequence ATGAAGCAAGGTTTGCAACTCAGGCTCAGCCAGCAACTGGCAATGACGCCTCAGCTACAACAGGCTATCCGTCTGTTGCAGTTATCCACGCTGGAGCTCCAGCAGGAACTGCAGCAGGCGCTGGAAAGCAATCCGCTGCTTGAGCAAACCGATCTTCATGAGGAAGTGGACACCCGCGAGACGCAGGACAACGAAACGCTGGACGCCGCCGACGCGCTCGAACAACAGGCGATGCCGGAAGAACTGCCGCTCGACGCCAGCTGGGACGAGATCTATACCGCCGGCACGCCTTCGGGCACCAGCGGCGACTATATCGACGACGAACTGCCCGTTTATCAGGGTGAAACTACCCAGAGCCTGCAGGATTACCTGATGTGGCAGGTGCAGCTGACGCCGTTTACCGATACCGATCGCGCCATCGCCACTTCCATTGTCGATGCCGTTGATGATACCGGCTACCTTACCGTTTCGCTGGAAGATATCCGCGAAAGTATGGGCGACGAAGAGGTGGATATTGACGAGATCGAAGCCGTCCTGAAACGCATTCAGCGATTCGATCCCGTCGGCGTCGCGGCAAAAGATCTGCGCGACTGTCTGCTGATCCAGCTCTCCCAGTTTGCGAAAACCACGCCGTTTCTCGAAGAAGCCCGCCTCATTATCAGCGATCATCTCGATCTGCTCGCGAACCACGACTTCCGCACCCTGATGCGCGTAACAAGGCTGAAGGAAGAGGTGCTGAAAGAGGCGGTAAATCTTATCCAGTCGCTCGACCCCAGACCCGGCCAGTCGATCCAGACCGGCGAGCCTGAATACGTGATTCCCGACGTGCTGGTGCGTAAGCATAACGGCCGCTGGATGGTCGAACTGAACAGCGACAGCATCCCCCGTCTGCAAATTAACCAGCACTACGCGGCAATGTGCAGCGGCGGGCGCAACGATGCCGACAGCCAGTATATCCGCAGCAATTTGCAGGATGCGAAATGGCTGATTAAAAGTCTGGAAAGCCGTAACGATACCCTGCTGCGCGTCAGCCGTTGTATCGTCGAACAGCAGCAGGCCTTCTTTGAGCAAGGCGAAGAATTTATGAAACCGATGGTGCTGGCGGATATCGCCCAGGCCGTCGAGATGCACGAATCGACAATTTCCCGTGTGACCACGCAGAAGTATCTGCACAGCCCGCGCGGCATATTTGAACTGAAGTATTTTTTCTCCAGTCACGTGAATACCGAAGGCGGCGGCGAAGCCTCCTCCACGGCGATTCGCGCGCTGGTGAAAAAGCTGATTGCGGCGGAAAACCCCGCGAAACCGCTGAGCGACAGCAAGTTAACTTCGCTGCTGTCGGAACAGGGTATCATGGTGGCGCGCCGCACCGTTGCGAAGTACCGAGAGTCTTTATCCATTCCGCCGTCGAATCAGCGTAAACAGCTGGTTTGA
- the hpf gene encoding ribosome hibernation promoting factor: MQLNITGNNVEITEALRDFVNNKFAKLEQYFDRINQVYIVLKVEKVTHISDATLHVNGGEIHASSEGQDMYAAIDGLIDKLARQLTRHKDKLKQH, encoded by the coding sequence ATGCAGCTCAACATCACTGGAAACAACGTCGAGATCACTGAAGCCCTGCGTGACTTTGTGAACAATAAATTCGCCAAGCTTGAGCAGTATTTCGACAGAATCAATCAGGTCTACATTGTGTTGAAGGTGGAGAAGGTCACCCACATCTCGGATGCGACGCTGCACGTCAATGGCGGCGAAATTCACGCCAGTTCGGAAGGCCAGGATATGTATGCCGCGATTGACGGCTTAATAGATAAACTGGCCAGACAGCTAACCAGACATAAAGACAAACTGAAACAACACTAA
- the ptsN gene encoding PTS IIA-like nitrogen regulatory protein PtsN has protein sequence MINNDTTLQLNSVLNQECTRSGVHCQSKKRALEIISELAAKQLSLPPQVVFEAILTREKMGSTGIGNGIAIPHGKLEEDTLRAVGVFVQLETPIAFDAIDNQPVDLLFALLVPADQTKTHLHTLSLVAKRLADKTICRRLRAAQSDEELYQIITGTDGCQDDE, from the coding sequence ATGATAAATAACGATACGACTCTACAACTGAACAGTGTACTTAACCAGGAATGTACGCGCAGTGGCGTTCACTGCCAGAGCAAAAAACGCGCGCTGGAGATCATCAGCGAACTGGCGGCGAAGCAGCTCAGTTTGCCACCGCAGGTGGTTTTCGAAGCGATTCTGACGCGGGAAAAAATGGGCAGTACCGGCATCGGCAACGGCATCGCCATCCCGCACGGCAAGCTGGAAGAAGACACCCTGCGTGCCGTGGGCGTGTTTGTCCAGCTGGAAACGCCGATCGCTTTTGACGCGATCGATAATCAACCGGTCGATCTGCTTTTTGCTCTGCTGGTGCCTGCGGATCAAACCAAAACGCATCTGCACACGCTGTCGCTGGTCGCCAAGCGGCTGGCGGACAAAACCATTTGCCGTCGTCTGCGCGCCGCACAAAGCGATGAAGAGCTGTATCAAATCATCACTGGCACCGACGGTTGCCAGGATGATGAATAA
- the rapZ gene encoding RNase adapter RapZ, which translates to MVLMIVSGRSGSGKSVALRALEDMGFYCVDNLPVVLLPDLARTLAERQISAAVSIDVRNMPESPEIFEQAMNNLPEAFSPQLLFLDADRNTLIRRYSDTRRLHPLSSKNLSLESAIDQESDLLEPLRSRADLIVDTSEMSVHELAEMLRTRLLGKRERELTMVFESFGFKHGIPIDADYVFDVRFLPNPHWDPKLRPMTGLDKPVAAFLDRHTEVHNFIYQTRSYLELWLPMLETNNRSYLTVAIGCTGGKHRSVYIAEQLADYFRSRGKNVQSRHRTLEKRKT; encoded by the coding sequence ATGGTACTGATGATCGTCAGCGGTCGTTCAGGGTCAGGTAAATCTGTGGCCCTGCGTGCGCTGGAAGATATGGGTTTTTACTGCGTGGATAACCTTCCCGTGGTGCTGTTACCCGATCTGGCTCGTACGCTGGCCGAACGCCAGATATCGGCTGCCGTGAGCATTGACGTGCGCAACATGCCCGAATCGCCGGAAATCTTTGAGCAGGCGATGAACAACCTGCCTGAGGCGTTCTCACCGCAGCTGCTGTTCCTGGATGCAGACCGCAATACCCTGATTCGTCGCTACAGCGATACGCGCCGCCTGCACCCGCTCTCCAGCAAAAATTTATCGCTGGAAAGCGCTATCGATCAGGAAAGCGATCTGCTGGAACCGCTGCGCTCGCGCGCCGACCTGATTGTCGACACCTCGGAAATGTCGGTGCATGAGCTGGCGGAAATGCTGCGCACCCGCCTGCTGGGCAAGCGCGAACGCGAACTGACCATGGTGTTTGAGTCTTTTGGCTTCAAACACGGTATTCCAATTGATGCCGACTACGTCTTTGACGTGCGCTTTCTGCCGAACCCCCACTGGGACCCGAAGCTGCGTCCAATGACCGGCCTGGATAAACCGGTTGCCGCCTTTCTCGACCGGCACACAGAAGTACACAATTTTATCTACCAGACCCGCAGCTATCTTGAGCTATGGTTACCAATGCTGGAGACCAACAACCGTAGCTACCTGACCGTAGCCATTGGCTGTACCGGCGGGAAGCACCGTTCGGTGTATATTGCAGAACAGCTGGCAGACTACTTCCGCTCGCGCGGGAAAAACGTACAGTCACGCCATCGTACGCTGGAAAAACGTAAAACATGA